One Opitutaceae bacterium DNA window includes the following coding sequences:
- a CDS encoding TIM barrel protein, which translates to MSLPNQLILFNNHFVMHRRQYPIRTRLAIAADTGYDGFEFHPTEPDDDRTWSEMSSAFKASGLKRAGMYVVSKGIADEDCATFDAEVSRARRIIDRLALIDPQAFVNFTIMSNPVGRSTPDYRDAGSSRAEARHWERTARMLKAVDDHLALRGLSGNLYNHIWFMIDTPAAQLRAIQESGAKVIRPGIALFHSHFHPGVADLHDVMAQPGMERLGYFALLNGWPKPAEPFRTRPLDDGNIDIAAALGLVWSRGYTGPIVSQAYDLGGDGYLTAKRSIEYIREVHDRYQRNPALNPYYVES; encoded by the coding sequence ATGAGCCTCCCCAACCAACTCATCCTCTTCAACAATCACTTCGTGATGCATCGGAGACAGTATCCGATACGCACCCGCCTGGCCATCGCGGCCGACACCGGTTACGACGGCTTCGAATTCCACCCCACCGAGCCCGACGACGACCGGACCTGGAGCGAGATGTCGTCTGCGTTCAAGGCCAGCGGTCTCAAGCGGGCCGGCATGTATGTCGTGTCCAAGGGGATTGCCGACGAGGACTGCGCGACGTTCGACGCCGAGGTCAGTCGCGCCAGGCGCATCATCGACCGGCTTGCACTCATTGACCCGCAGGCCTTCGTCAATTTCACCATCATGAGCAACCCTGTGGGTCGCTCGACTCCCGACTACCGGGATGCCGGTTCCTCCCGCGCGGAGGCGCGCCACTGGGAGCGCACGGCGCGCATGTTGAAGGCAGTCGACGACCATCTCGCCCTGCGCGGGCTCAGCGGCAATCTCTACAACCACATCTGGTTCATGATAGACACGCCGGCGGCGCAACTGCGCGCGATTCAGGAAAGCGGCGCGAAAGTGATCAGACCCGGTATCGCACTTTTTCACTCGCATTTTCACCCGGGCGTAGCCGACCTGCACGACGTCATGGCGCAGCCCGGCATGGAGCGTCTCGGCTATTTTGCGTTGCTCAACGGCTGGCCTAAGCCCGCCGAACCCTTCCGCACCCGTCCGCTCGACGACGGCAACATCGACATCGCCGCCGCGCTCGGCCTCGTCTGGTCGCGCGGCTACACCGGCCCGATCGTCTCGCAAGCTTACGACCTGGGCGGTGATGGCTATCTGACCGCCAAACGCTCGATCGAATATATCCGGGAGGTTCATGACCGCTACCAGCGCAACCCCGCGCTGAATCCGTATTACGTGGAATCCTGA
- a CDS encoding Gfo/Idh/MocA family oxidoreductase yields MKPICYGIIGAGAIARYMVPAFTEGRDAVATAVADIDLEAARKIAAAVGAPRVVADWRELLNDPAIDAIYIATPPFLHREMSIAALQAGKHVCCEKPFVITQADVRAVMAVHATVPKFKFTCNASRFHESGVARTARALVAEGRLGTLYRVHFEQVTGAAKPGTVLPAWRNDPKRNGGGISFDWGVYDLAWLSYVLDRYFRPTVVFATKGNYFPLTAERVPPCLDVDGWMAVEIICDDGLTIHWERRASEHGPDRHNIEFRGTRGGFDACFVPLGAKQGLHFHAYEGAEDLKTVTLPEATLPNWTDTMLYSIRDLSRAIIEDRQPTNTLADNLRIHGVYDAMIESARTRQAVRVAQ; encoded by the coding sequence ATGAAACCCATCTGTTACGGCATCATCGGTGCCGGAGCCATTGCCCGTTACATGGTGCCCGCCTTCACCGAGGGCCGCGATGCCGTCGCCACCGCGGTGGCCGATATCGACCTGGAGGCTGCACGGAAAATCGCTGCGGCAGTCGGGGCGCCCAGGGTGGTCGCCGACTGGCGCGAACTGCTGAACGATCCGGCGATTGATGCCATCTACATCGCCACGCCGCCTTTCCTGCACAGGGAAATGAGCATCGCGGCGCTGCAGGCCGGCAAGCATGTGTGCTGTGAAAAACCGTTTGTCATCACCCAGGCCGACGTGCGCGCGGTGATGGCGGTGCATGCGACCGTGCCGAAGTTCAAATTCACCTGCAATGCTTCGCGATTTCACGAGAGCGGCGTGGCGCGCACCGCCAGGGCGCTCGTCGCCGAGGGCCGATTGGGCACGCTCTATCGCGTGCATTTCGAGCAGGTCACCGGTGCCGCCAAACCCGGCACCGTCCTCCCGGCCTGGCGCAACGATCCGAAGAGAAACGGTGGCGGCATCTCCTTCGATTGGGGCGTCTACGACCTCGCCTGGTTGAGCTATGTGCTGGACCGTTACTTCCGTCCGACCGTGGTCTTCGCCACCAAGGGAAACTATTTCCCGCTGACTGCCGAACGCGTGCCGCCCTGCCTCGACGTGGACGGCTGGATGGCGGTCGAGATCATTTGCGACGATGGGCTGACGATTCATTGGGAGCGGCGCGCCTCCGAGCACGGCCCCGACCGGCACAATATCGAGTTTCGCGGCACCCGGGGTGGTTTTGACGCCTGCTTTGTACCGTTGGGCGCAAAGCAGGGCCTGCATTTCCACGCCTACGAAGGAGCGGAGGACCTGAAGACGGTGACCCTGCCCGAGGCCACGCTGCCCAACTGGACCGATACCATGCTCTATTCAATCCGCGATCTCAGTCGCGCCATCATCGAGGACCGCCAGCCGACAAACACACTGGCCGACAACCTCCGCATCCACGGTGTCTACGACGCGATGATCGAATCCGCCCGCACCCGGCAGGCGGTGCGCGTGGCGCAGTAG
- a CDS encoding sialidase family protein, giving the protein MEPYELSVINPTRLPSSLPGRISRLPGRYNFKPHIGRLPNGEIVMFVAHSHSEEVHTSRNVEPPARSLSSHVVLYRSTDDGKTWGRGRHVRELMGGHEPSVSVIGGVLFVLITVHGSGWFPDPYAARDHAYVVVARSEDGGASFSTTILDRAVTGAGENERIDCTRNILRLSDGRLWLGLGLGARHKAALSSDLGRTWRLEEAVVHGSAYVGCLRSFFCEAVAFYSNRGRLMMLSRVDFDFARFADPLPHDTEYKGRTGLDNFDGEVLFSSPDEGRTWSPVRAVGFPALMYPSMTSLDEDRILLTYTVRETPPEGSGSIHPKVGLQGIVVDEQADGSLDFDFGRDVIVIDDCTPDSMRNAGVFGNTIRLPDGTLITPFSYPLIDPEILALADRKEYLKENVYDYWASLQDTYPGRFKDIVKDDPVLSELHLRRSFSALFLYGQAANKGGIATAVVRWSLGLS; this is encoded by the coding sequence GTGGAACCCTACGAATTGTCCGTAATCAATCCCACCCGGCTTCCCTCATCCCTTCCGGGAAGGATCAGCCGCCTGCCGGGACGCTACAACTTCAAGCCGCATATCGGTCGGCTGCCCAACGGCGAAATCGTCATGTTCGTGGCTCATTCACACAGTGAGGAAGTCCATACTTCCCGGAATGTCGAGCCACCCGCTCGATCGCTGTCGTCCCATGTTGTTCTGTACCGTTCCACGGACGACGGAAAGACCTGGGGCAGGGGACGGCATGTCAGGGAACTCATGGGTGGTCATGAACCTTCGGTTTCGGTCATCGGCGGGGTGCTCTTCGTCCTGATTACCGTTCATGGGAGCGGCTGGTTCCCGGACCCCTATGCGGCGAGGGATCACGCCTATGTCGTTGTCGCCCGGTCCGAAGACGGCGGAGCTTCCTTCTCGACGACGATTCTCGACCGTGCGGTCACCGGGGCGGGGGAGAACGAGCGTATCGATTGCACACGGAATATCCTGCGGTTGTCGGACGGCAGGCTCTGGCTGGGGCTCGGTCTCGGTGCCCGGCATAAGGCGGCCCTGTCCTCCGACCTGGGACGTACCTGGCGGTTGGAGGAGGCGGTGGTTCATGGTTCGGCCTACGTTGGATGTTTGCGTTCGTTCTTTTGTGAAGCCGTCGCTTTCTATTCGAACCGGGGACGCCTGATGATGCTCTCGCGGGTGGATTTTGATTTTGCCCGTTTCGCCGATCCGTTGCCTCACGATACTGAATACAAGGGCAGGACCGGTTTGGATAATTTCGACGGCGAGGTTCTGTTCAGTTCTCCGGATGAAGGGCGCACCTGGTCCCCGGTGCGGGCTGTGGGTTTCCCCGCCCTCATGTACCCGTCGATGACAAGCCTTGATGAAGACCGCATCCTGCTCACCTACACGGTGCGGGAAACGCCCCCCGAGGGGTCGGGCTCCATCCACCCCAAGGTGGGTCTGCAGGGAATTGTGGTGGATGAACAGGCGGACGGTTCCCTCGACTTCGATTTCGGCCGCGATGTCATCGTAATCGACGACTGTACCCCCGATTCGATGCGCAACGCGGGCGTTTTCGGCAATACCATCCGATTGCCCGACGGCACATTGATCACCCCGTTTTCCTACCCGCTGATCGACCCGGAGATCCTGGCCCTGGCGGATCGGAAGGAGTATCTGAAGGAAAACGTATACGATTATTGGGCATCGCTCCAGGATACCTATCCGGGTCGCTTCAAGGATATCGTGAAAGACGATCCGGTCCTCTCGGAGCTGCATTTGCGTCGGAGTTTCTCGGCCCTGTTCCTTTACGGCCAGGCGGCCAACAAGGGAGGCATCGCCACGGCAGTGGTTCGCTGGTCTTTGGGACTCTCGTGA
- a CDS encoding serine hydrolase domain-containing protein, which produces MEKRMLSVLVLVPVFLFSCSPREAGSLDERMQSILDRGIARYGIHGVSATVVFPDGTIWNGVSGVSHDAVNIAPDMVFAVGSITKNVVAALTLKLVEDGILSLEDPLSRWLPDYPHVDGRITLRQLLNHTSGIYMYWNNQDIWDALMADPARVWPPEEVLGYIKEPHFRPGEGWAYSNTNYLLLAMILEKATATSLPVLLRQRLFEPYGVAPITLSQEDNTPENQAHIYGDDLMFGDGDKDTTFAPRAAHESIGFGSNGIFTTSETLARWGHRLFGGKILQPESLQAMMEMVTFSPVANMRAYGLGVQEYDRQFSAGQRAIGHGGGNIGTSSHLVHFPDSNITIVVMINAFPNRGLGVITRKLIRVVLRDLDVIGPFPYIDPARLKLPASLFAVSLSIFLAAHWWKWRRKRREKPGLQVGESRTSKS; this is translated from the coding sequence ATGGAAAAGAGGATGCTCTCCGTCCTCGTCCTGGTCCCTGTGTTTCTTTTCTCCTGCTCTCCCCGGGAGGCGGGAAGCCTGGATGAGCGGATGCAGTCAATTCTGGACCGGGGGATCGCCCGATACGGGATCCACGGGGTGTCCGCGACGGTGGTCTTTCCGGACGGCACGATCTGGAACGGGGTCAGCGGGGTATCTCACGACGCCGTGAACATCGCGCCCGACATGGTGTTCGCGGTGGGCAGCATCACGAAGAACGTGGTGGCGGCCCTCACCTTGAAGTTGGTGGAGGACGGCATCCTATCCCTGGAAGACCCCCTGTCCCGGTGGCTCCCGGACTACCCCCATGTGGATGGCCGGATCACCCTACGGCAGCTGCTCAACCACACCAGCGGCATCTACATGTATTGGAATAACCAGGACATCTGGGATGCGTTGATGGCGGATCCGGCCCGGGTCTGGCCCCCTGAGGAGGTCCTCGGCTACATCAAGGAGCCCCACTTCAGGCCCGGGGAGGGCTGGGCCTACTCAAACACCAACTACCTGCTGCTGGCCATGATCCTGGAAAAGGCCACTGCCACTTCCTTGCCGGTCCTCCTGAGGCAGCGCCTCTTTGAGCCTTACGGGGTGGCTCCGATCACCCTTTCCCAAGAGGACAACACCCCGGAAAACCAGGCCCATATATACGGGGATGATCTGATGTTTGGCGACGGGGATAAAGATACCACCTTCGCGCCGCGGGCGGCTCACGAGAGCATCGGATTCGGGTCCAACGGGATTTTCACCACCTCGGAAACCCTGGCCCGCTGGGGCCATCGGCTGTTCGGGGGAAAAATCCTGCAACCGGAATCGCTCCAGGCCATGATGGAGATGGTCACCTTTTCGCCGGTCGCCAACATGCGGGCCTACGGACTGGGCGTGCAGGAGTATGACCGCCAGTTTTCCGCCGGGCAGCGGGCGATCGGGCACGGAGGGGGCAATATCGGAACGTCGTCCCATCTGGTCCACTTCCCCGACTCAAACATCACCATCGTGGTCATGATCAACGCCTTTCCCAACCGCGGTCTTGGAGTGATCACCCGAAAACTCATCCGCGTCGTCCTAAGGGACCTCGATGTCATCGGCCCCTTTCCCTATATCGACCCCGCCCGGCTCAAACTGCCCGCGAGCCTGTTTGCCGTATCACTCTCGATCTTCCTTGCTGCTCACTGGTGGAAATGGAGAAGAAAACGCAGGGAGAAGCCGGGGCTGCAGGTTGGTGAGTCCAGGACGAGTAAATCTTGA